A window of the Tunturibacter empetritectus genome harbors these coding sequences:
- a CDS encoding carboxymuconolactone decarboxylase family protein — protein sequence MALRPETAKPLNELAEALLHAPNSLPQGDRELIATYVSYLNDCYFCQTVHGSIAAACLNDDHELVKRVKVDFHGADISEKLKALLVIAAKVQKGGKQVSANDIEAAREQGATDMEIHDTVLIAAAFCMYNRYVDGLDTWQPRDEELYRQRGKKTAQEGYVSMSREYLPAKAPEVGAQS from the coding sequence ATGGCGCTTCGTCCAGAGACCGCCAAGCCTCTCAATGAACTCGCGGAGGCGTTGTTGCACGCGCCGAACTCTCTACCGCAGGGAGACCGCGAATTGATCGCGACCTATGTCTCATATCTGAATGACTGTTATTTCTGCCAGACCGTTCATGGTTCTATCGCGGCTGCTTGCCTCAACGACGACCACGAACTGGTGAAGCGTGTGAAGGTTGACTTTCACGGGGCGGACATCTCGGAGAAGCTGAAGGCGCTACTGGTGATCGCAGCGAAGGTGCAGAAGGGCGGTAAGCAGGTATCGGCGAACGACATAGAAGCTGCTCGGGAGCAAGGCGCGACAGATATGGAGATTCACGACACGGTTCTGATTGCAGCAGCCTTCTGCATGTACAACCGGTACGTCGATGGTCTGGATACATGGCAACCGCGCGACGAAGAGCTGTATCGGCAGCGAGGCAAGAAGACCGCGCAGGAAGGGTATGTCTCGATGAGCCGTGAATATCTGCCTGCGAAGGCGCCTGAAGTCGGAGCGCAAAGTTGA
- a CDS encoding TonB-dependent receptor has protein sequence MRLYSPVGTIACILAFGSSLHAQLPSGSIGGITRDSSGRLIQGAHITATNERQGTTREGATGADGSFTLSNLEPGSYTVVLASTGFADVRYSNVQIEAGKSITLDTTLSVAAQTSTIDVNSNSRRDVDLTQSMIQGQITSQTIASIPLNGRNFLELAYLVPGNRPAPTFDPTKTNTLEVSSAGGFGRGGNITVDGGDNNDEVVGGTLSNFPEDSIQEFQIATARFTAEVGRSGNSIINIVTKTGTNKYHGSLFFYERNRNLQALPATFDRSLPTPPFDREQYGATLGGPIRKEKAWLFTGFEYRDQNAALQTGTRNFTTSQIQNTSAPSPLREALWSTRYDQQLSAKNTLMARYSFNRSTDTGEATPSQTTPSFTSAERQNSLNRFNSLVAGLTTVLSPTRINNFSFHYDNFYNDIPPYSPSAPTTNPQLNLTNELIFPDIADGANFNLPQATFLNRYQFGDAYSWSFGKHALRLGGEFQHYTAHGEINVFGTGTVILTTNFAFADLNGDGKINDLDIPEAVGIKSSAPVTPVPIPKVFNGYLAFYAQDDWRVLPRLTLNLGLRWEYDSNLTGTSSAHDPCPNLTTVPTNPCTWMANVIDLKKSPDMKDFSPRIGFAYDPFGLGKTVVRGGYGIYYDRIILESGAEELVQNDRALTVTQYAGSYCVSPFVPGPPSLNACFAPQASFGTGSPSLAAPFSGPHQTGGVGMIGMGPDSHHPLVQQFSLGFQQQFGDSWAMSADGLHVFANRQLNGHLLRSTSSNSPYVSCPGNNVPCSLTDPLSGISDNITLIESRAKSWYEGLILSLQHRQSHLSRIGYQYNISYTLSKTLDYSDDDQLTNSNANEQVNLVEGINQPQLEKGYAVTDELNRITLYGEVQFPWQISFAPIYTFGSGVPADTFLPGTAINGANGSRLPLISRNSLGREIKNSNQLNAMIDKWNALPACPATFPCLAGGLLQHVPGNINFFSPFSSLDFRLQKQFKFKEGISLNLIGEAFNIFNETNIRGTSNKNYAGRSISIGPFQSAQNGQPAQTVQSNFYSAVTTAGGFFGSGGPRAFQLAARLEF, from the coding sequence ATGCGCCTGTATTCCCCGGTTGGAACTATCGCTTGCATCCTGGCTTTCGGTTCATCGTTGCATGCTCAACTGCCCAGCGGCTCGATCGGCGGGATCACGAGGGACTCGAGCGGCAGGCTCATCCAAGGTGCGCATATAACCGCGACCAATGAGCGGCAAGGCACCACACGAGAAGGTGCAACCGGCGCGGACGGCTCCTTCACGTTGTCGAATCTTGAACCTGGAAGCTACACGGTTGTACTCGCCTCCACAGGATTCGCTGACGTGCGCTACAGTAACGTCCAGATCGAAGCTGGAAAGTCCATTACGCTGGATACGACGCTGAGCGTTGCTGCTCAGACGAGCACGATCGATGTCAACAGCAATAGCAGACGGGATGTTGATCTTACGCAGTCCATGATTCAGGGTCAGATCACATCGCAGACTATTGCGAGTATTCCGCTGAACGGCAGGAACTTCCTCGAACTTGCCTATCTGGTGCCAGGAAACCGTCCCGCACCCACTTTCGACCCGACGAAGACCAACACCCTCGAAGTAAGCTCAGCAGGCGGATTCGGTAGAGGTGGCAACATTACTGTCGACGGCGGAGACAACAACGACGAGGTGGTCGGAGGAACACTCTCTAACTTCCCTGAGGATTCGATTCAGGAGTTTCAGATTGCGACCGCGAGATTCACGGCCGAAGTCGGGCGATCAGGCAACAGCATTATCAATATCGTCACAAAGACTGGAACGAACAAATATCACGGGTCATTGTTTTTCTACGAGCGCAATCGCAATCTGCAGGCACTGCCGGCGACATTCGACCGTTCCCTTCCCACGCCGCCATTTGACAGAGAACAGTACGGCGCAACGCTGGGTGGTCCGATCCGGAAGGAAAAGGCATGGCTCTTCACGGGTTTCGAATACCGCGACCAGAACGCAGCGCTCCAGACCGGAACGCGTAACTTCACGACCTCTCAAATTCAAAACACCTCTGCTCCCTCTCCACTTCGTGAAGCACTCTGGTCGACTCGATACGACCAGCAGTTAAGTGCGAAGAACACTCTGATGGCTCGATATTCCTTCAATCGTTCGACGGATACCGGCGAGGCCACACCCTCCCAGACCACACCCTCCTTCACGTCAGCGGAACGTCAGAACTCCCTCAACCGATTCAACTCGCTCGTTGCAGGACTGACAACTGTTCTCTCGCCCACCCGCATCAACAACTTTTCCTTCCACTACGACAACTTCTATAACGACATTCCGCCCTACTCACCCAGTGCGCCCACTACGAATCCGCAATTGAACCTGACGAACGAACTCATCTTTCCTGATATTGCAGATGGAGCAAATTTCAATCTTCCACAAGCCACTTTTCTGAACCGATATCAGTTCGGCGATGCTTATTCCTGGTCTTTTGGGAAACATGCTCTCCGGCTCGGCGGTGAATTTCAGCACTACACCGCGCACGGAGAGATCAACGTCTTCGGCACCGGCACGGTAATCCTTACGACCAACTTCGCCTTTGCTGATTTGAACGGAGACGGCAAAATCAACGATCTTGATATTCCGGAGGCAGTCGGAATCAAGAGCAGCGCGCCTGTCACGCCGGTGCCGATCCCGAAAGTCTTCAACGGTTACCTTGCGTTCTATGCCCAAGACGACTGGCGCGTCCTGCCCCGGCTGACTCTCAACCTTGGCCTGCGCTGGGAGTACGACTCCAACCTCACCGGGACCTCCAGCGCCCACGACCCCTGCCCCAACTTGACTACGGTGCCGACGAACCCATGCACCTGGATGGCGAACGTGATCGACCTTAAAAAGTCACCCGACATGAAGGACTTCAGTCCTCGCATCGGCTTCGCGTACGATCCCTTCGGCCTGGGCAAAACAGTTGTCCGCGGCGGCTACGGAATCTACTACGACCGCATCATTCTTGAAAGTGGCGCCGAAGAACTCGTGCAGAACGACCGCGCCCTCACCGTCACCCAATACGCCGGATCGTACTGCGTCTCCCCCTTTGTGCCTGGGCCGCCCAGTCTCAATGCATGCTTTGCTCCCCAAGCGAGCTTCGGCACAGGCAGCCCCAGCCTTGCAGCGCCATTCAGCGGCCCCCATCAGACAGGCGGAGTTGGCATGATCGGCATGGGCCCCGACTCCCATCATCCTCTGGTTCAACAATTCTCTCTTGGCTTTCAGCAGCAGTTTGGCGACAGCTGGGCTATGTCAGCAGACGGGCTGCACGTCTTCGCAAATCGTCAGTTGAATGGCCATCTGCTTCGCAGCACCAGTTCAAACTCTCCCTACGTTTCATGCCCGGGCAACAACGTGCCCTGCAGTTTGACCGATCCGCTCAGCGGAATCTCCGACAACATCACCCTTATCGAGTCCAGGGCAAAGTCCTGGTACGAGGGCCTGATCCTTAGTCTCCAGCATAGGCAGTCGCACCTAAGCCGCATAGGATATCAATACAACATCAGCTATACCCTATCGAAGACACTCGACTACTCCGACGACGATCAACTCACCAACAGCAACGCCAACGAGCAGGTCAATCTCGTCGAAGGAATCAACCAGCCCCAACTCGAGAAGGGATACGCCGTCACCGATGAGCTGAATCGAATCACCCTCTACGGAGAAGTGCAGTTCCCTTGGCAAATCTCCTTCGCGCCGATCTACACCTTCGGGTCCGGCGTGCCTGCCGACACTTTCCTACCGGGGACCGCCATTAACGGCGCAAACGGCTCTCGCCTCCCTCTCATCTCTCGTAACTCCCTCGGTCGCGAGATTAAAAACAGCAATCAATTGAACGCTATGATCGATAAGTGGAACGCTCTTCCCGCGTGTCCCGCTACGTTTCCTTGCCTTGCGGGAGGACTCCTTCAGCACGTCCCGGGAAACATCAACTTCTTCAGTCCATTCAGCTCTCTCGACTTTCGGTTGCAGAAGCAATTCAAATTCAAGGAAGGAATTAGCCTCAACCTCATTGGAGAAGCATTCAATATCTTCAACGAAACGAACATCCGTGGCACCAGCAATAAGAACTATGCAGGACGAAGCATCTCCATCGGCCCTTTTCAATCGGCGCAAAACGGTCAACCCGCTCAGACAGTACAGTCGAACTTCTACTCCGCAGTTACGACCGCAGGAGGGTTCTTTGGCTCTGGCGGACCTAGAGCATTTCAGCTTGCCGCAAGATTGGAGTTCTAA